A window from Solanum stenotomum isolate F172 chromosome 7, ASM1918654v1, whole genome shotgun sequence encodes these proteins:
- the LOC125870856 gene encoding uncharacterized protein LOC125870856, with translation MDHSTGKPGFFRNVLVRLCLFCVVIVCCRFAYVVTLKGETCDLGDFCFFSIPENLNVISGVGQLAGSVSAVMTTENAGKSAPAKPKLPDLWANKDFQKSAQFYSSVFEDLVADGFLNPNSKTLCVETPMGADVFALREIGVADSVGLYKKGSKPLVITGKAVKQPFEDDTFDFIFSGAGMIDKSLKPGDFAAEICRTLKPEGFLVVHTGSNDTYSFNSFLHLFNCCTLIKSRNIDGFDSTIREIVMKKDVFVEEKVSDSKNNCRHVPDYKMKLIKKAEPLIKEEPKKPWITLKKNAQSIKYLSSMADISFKQRYVYVDVGSRSYGSSIVSWFKKQYPKQNKTFEIYAVEADKTFHGQYKEKKGVTLLPYAAWVKNETLSFEINQDPGHKDVAKGRGMGRIQPVESSSESASEVDVIQGFDFAEWLMSTVSEKDYVVMKMDVEGTEFDLIPRLIETGAICLIDEVFLECHYNRWQKCCPGERSSKYPNTYSQCLDLFTSLRESGVLVHQWW, from the coding sequence ATGGATCATAGTACGGGAAAACCGGGATTTTTTAGGAATGTTTTGGTACGTTTATGCCTTTTTTGTGTTGTGATTGTCTGTTGTCGGTTTGCTTATGTGGTGACTCTCAAAGGGGAAACTTGTGACCTCGGCgatttttgtttcttctctATACCGGAAAATCTCAATGTTATTTCCGGCGTCGGACAGCTCGCTGGGTCTGTATCAGCGGTCATGACCACCGAGAATGCCGGAAAATCTGCTCCGGCGAAGCCCAAACTTCCCGATCTATGGGCGAACAAAGATTTCCAAAAGTCGGCCCAATTTTATTCTTCGGTGTTTGAGGATCTTGTTGCGGATGGTTTTTTGAATCCAAATTCGAAAACCCTTTGCGTTGAAACGCCGATGGGTGCTGATGTTTTTGCGTTGAGGGAAATTGGGGTTGCCGATTCCGTTGGGCTTTACAAGAAAGGTTCAAAGCCTTTGGTGATTACAGGTAAAGCTGTTAAGCAACCCTTTGAAGATGATACATTCGATTTCATATTTTCCGGTGCCGGAATGATAGATAAGTCACTTAAGCCGGGAGATTTTGCGGCGGAGATTTGCCGGACTCTAAAACCCGAAGGGTTTTTGGTTGTCCATACAGGTTCTAATGATACATACAGTTTCAATTCATTCCTTCATTTGTTTAATTGTTGTACATTGATTAAGTCTAGGAATATTGATGGTTTCGATTCGACTATTCGTGAGATTGTTATGAAAAAGGATGTATTTGTTGAAGAAAAAGTGAGTGATTCCAAGAACAATTGTCGTCATGTTCCCGATTATAAAATGAAACTGATTAAAAAAGCTGAGCCTTTGATTAAAGAGGAACCTAAGAAACCATGGATTACACTTAAGAAGAATGCACAGAGCATTAAGTACTTGTCGTCCATGGCGGATATTAGTTTTAAGCAGAGATATGTCTATGTTGATGTTGGTTCGAGGAGTTATGGTTCGAGCATTGTGAGTTGGTTCAAGAAACAGTATCCTAAGCAAAACAAGACCTTTGAGATATATGCTGTTGAGGCTGACAAGACTTTCCATGGGCAGTATAAGGAGAAGAAAGGGGTTACTTTGTTGCCATATGCAGCTTGGGTTAAGAACGAGACGTTGTCGTTTGAGATTAATCAAGATCCGGGTCATAAAGATGTGGCAAAAGGAAGAGGGATGGGAAGAATTCAACCTGTTGAATCTTCTAGTGAATCTGCAAGTGAGGTGGATGTAATCCAAGGTTTTGACTTTGCTGAATGGTTGATGAGCACGGTGTCGGAGAAGGATTATGTGGTGATGAAGATGGATGTTGAAGGGACTGAATTCGATTTGATCCCGAGATTGATTGAAACAGGGGCAATTTGCTTGATTGATGAAGTGTTTCTTGAATGCCATTACAATAGGTGGCAGAAATGCTGCCCTGGGGAGAGGTCTTCAAAGTATCCGAATACGTATAGCCAGTGTTTGGATCTCTTCACTTCTCTAAGAGAAAGTGGAGTTCTTGTTCATCAATGGTGGTAA